Below is a window of Colletes latitarsis isolate SP2378_abdomen chromosome 5, iyColLati1, whole genome shotgun sequence DNA.
AATATATACTTTGTAGAGCGATAAAAATTCCTCGTCGGATCGCGATCGATCGATACATCGATTCGCTGGCTAATTTAAAAACTGAATTCTAAACCCTGTATTTTTCGGAGCACACGGTACAACAAATTACCAGGAAAAACAAATTTGAGCAATTTGTTCGCGCGTCGTCTCGTTTCAGCGGAATAAAAAGCATCGATATTTTCCTGCAACGTACGATTACGTGTGAGAATGCTTCCGGTATCAGCGATGCTTAATAATTCCCAAAGTTTGGCACAATACACGCATACGAAGTTCTCGTCGAATGAGAAAcgccaagaaaaaaaaaagaaaaaccgaGTCGATTATCTTCGATCGctatatataaaaattaacatattcctcgaaacgaacaaagtaaGTACAACGCCGCGTGGAATTATAAACAGAACGGAAGAGATCGTAACAGCTGAACAAGCCGTTTCAACCGTTTAGTGGCATTTCTCGCTGCCAAATCTCAACACTGAACATTGTTACGCAAACTACTTTCTGTAAGGCATACACACTAAGACTGCCTAGGCTGGACCAGGTTACTAGGTTGTTGCCTCCATCTCCTTCTGACGAcgttcaattttttcaaatagaaCTGCAGGGTCGAGCGATTAATGCCATACATCTCTGATGCCTGAGTGGTGCTAACCCCCTGCTGCAATATTGCCTCCAGGGACATTTTAACGGAGTCTAAACTATACTTTCTGCCCTGCTTGTTCGCCAGTGATTTAAGCAACGCGCCTACGTCAACGTCTGGGCGTGGCCGCCTCGTATTCGGCCCTTTTTTACATTCGAGGAAATGGGACGCCCAGACGGCaccgccgccaccaccacccAAATTCCCTCTCGACCGAGACCGCGCTCCCGCCCCCCCACCTGCAACGAGGAAACCCAAGCTAGTGTCGGCAAATCATTGCACGGCCCGATTTATACTTATACAATTAAACGAAACGTTCGCGAGGACTCAGTAAGTTTCATCAATCAAATGGTCCCTTTTAATCGTATTGCCAATATTGCTTTAAGAAACTCGAACGTATAAGGGCGATCTCCTCGTTTTCGGTAAGATGCCAGGGTAGAAAGCTCAGCTTCGATCCAAAGTTTCTTCTGGATGGAAGGTTTGCTACTGTCACTCGTATCCGTCATACGATATTGTTTAGATACGCATAGAGAGTTCACGGTACATATGAAAGCTAAATCTGGAGAAATCTGAGCAACTAGAGATTCGACGTGTGTGCGAAATTTGAAATCAGCTCGCCATTTGCGAGTATACCCTGTATTCCGCTACGTTACTAGCCAAACGAAACCATCGTTTAAATGAAAGCGTACGTTTGTGCAAACTTACCAGGATGTTGGGAGGGGTCGTGGGACGGTCCGGCTCTGTTATTATCTTGCTCCATTTCGTTTAGGTCATTCATATCGTCATCTAGCGTCAGATCTTCGACGCTCTCCTCCGGGTCTTCAAGATACTCAGATTTTGGCTCGATCAGACTATCATTTGGCTCTGGCTTTTCGAGTGGTAGCTGTACAAAGAGAAAGTATTTGATACACGAGTTTCTTCTTTTTCACTTACGATATCATAGACACGTAGAGACGGATGAACgtaaaataaaagaatataTTGTATCGCGCCGTTTCCACTCTATAAGACCAAATAAAAACGGAACCAAATAGAAGGATAAAGCACGACGTTCGTTACTCTTCCAACGCGCGAAAGAAACAGCACTACGGTGACTGCCTCCATTATACGTTGGTAAGCAACTCTCAAACGTGGTCACGCTGAGAAATCGATATTGAATTTCGCAACACGTACCTGTAGCATTTCGTCCGCCGGTTTCGTCAGCTGCGTCATTAAAGCTGACCTGCCAAGCGAATCTGTGGGATCTGCATGTACTTTTTCGTCAGCCACGGGTGCAATTCCAAGCGCAGGAACACCCATTTGCTGGGGCAAGTCACTGGAATTGGAGGCTTCATGGTTTTCTATTGTATCTTCACCGACGCTTCTTCTTCTAAACCTCTTTCTCTTCCTCGAAGTTGGACTTTGTGAGCCCTCTCTGCAAACGAAACAAGGACCGATCAATTAAATGCATTTCCAAAGCTTCGTTCGACGAATGAATGTGTATTTCCAATGTTCTTACCTCGAGGAGAGACCCTTAGGTAGTTGGGGACTGCCCGACTCTTCAGGCAGGTCCCCTACGGAACCTTGTGCCATAACCTGCCTAGGAACTTTGTTCTTTTCTATTGTAAGACCGGAAGACGCGTGTGGAATGTCTAACGACGGGGCCGTTGCTTGTGGAACGACCTTTTGTTGCCTTGTGTCCGTCTTACTGCTACCACCCGTTTTACTTTCTGAGAGACCCTTTATTTGTAGAGACTCCGCGGCCTTAAGAAGCGCTGCCAATTGGTCTTGGGAGATGTTTACTTCCCCCCTGTACATGTAGTCCATCATCGCTTTCAATTCTTTGAACTTAACATCTTTCAATATGAAGACTGGATGTTTGTCGTAGTGCTCGCTGAGGAGGCCCTACAATTAAAACATAACATACCCTTCAAGTATTTCATTCATCGTTAACTAATTCATTGTAAAACTAACGTAAATCGCGAAAACAATCTCCTCATGTAACGATTAGTGAATTCAAATACTTAAATCTAAACATGAtagtaaacgaaataattaaatattcccgAATAAATATATCAAGGATATTCAGAATCGGTATAAATTGTGTAAATTTTCCATTAGGCTAAGCTCAGCTTTCACTGTGGCATAATATTAGCAAAGGGAATTTAATTTCATGATCCAAGCTCAAATTGCAGAGGCACTGCATGTTCAAACACCCCCACCCATGTCAGggtaaaatcccagggcaagtgCCCTGGAAATCAGCCATCTTGCTTTCTCTGTATTGATCACGAGGAACCAGGAGGGGGTTTGGGCTTTCATTCCCCCTGCCTCTCAGGCATCTGCCCAGGCAACGTTCAACAAGGGCAGCCATCTTGTTTCAATTTCAGGTTCCCCCTTTCCCACAATTTGAATTCCAGTATTTGCTACAGATTCCAACCATGCTTAGTCAATGGAAATGAAACAAACTAATGACAAAAAGTCCAATCCCCGATTGCTCGTATTTTCTACCCTTTTGAAAAACGTTTACTTTTCAATGTATGACAAAATTGTAGTTGTACTTTTACGGTATATTCAACTTTAAAGCACGAAGTAACATTTAATGTAAATTTAACGTTTCCTTGATTTTCAATTCAACCGAACTCTACACCCTACTCATTAAACGAACATTACGTATGCTACTAAATCAAtagaagaaaaatatatttatgacaGAAACATGAACAGAATAATAAACTTACCTCAAAATAGGGACTGCACGCGGAAAGAACTACCTTATGGGCCTTTAAGTATTTCCCCTCCGCCGCCAGGGTGCAGTCAACCAGCGTCCCGCTTTCGAGAAGCGTGTCGAAGTTCTGAATTAATGTGCTTTGGTGGTTATTCCACCTAAGACAGAACTGCTGGTCGTCTTCCATGTTTCTGATTCAGTTCCCTCGTTTCTGTACAAGCAGAAGAAGACCCGTGGCGATGAGCAGACGGAACGACCCGATGTTCAATATCGACCGTGCCTAATGCTATCTAGCTTTTCTACGCCCGATTAACGCGAACATTGAGCCGGATAATTCCAAAATATACGGCAGAAATGATAAATTTTAACTATGTTCGCGATCGATACGCAACCGCGGCAAAAAGCTCCGCAAGGAAGCACCAAAGCTTCCAAAATGGCCGTACGATGCAAGCGCGTCGGTCGAATCGGTCTTCTGGCCTTTTCCTTTGTGCGTGTCCTCATAACGGTAATGGACGATTTGGTGGGGATGATGCAGGAGGACGCGCAAGCATCACGCATGCGCAGCTGCGCCCGTGCTGCGCGTTTGACTTGCGCACTGGCTCGAGGCCCCTGGAATTCAGGGGCGTCTGCTGGATTCACCGGTACCCTAACGATTATACCGAAATGCGGAAAAGTAAAACGCGATAAATCGAATATACGCACGAACTACACGATGGAACCCCTTTCAATTCGTTTGACAATGATGACAAATCAAATATTTCAGAAATATTACTATAATAAATTCTACAAATACAAGCATGACAATCTCCTATCATTCCAATTCTAAATACCCAAACCACTGATTCCCAAATATTCTTCGATCTATACATGATAACAAATTTTTGAACATTTATGTCTCGACAATAATTGTCCTTCGTTACATTACGGAAggtaaatataatatttgaaaCCATAAACGAAATTTGTCGCGGCCATTAGAAAACTACAAATTTGGAAGACCAGGGCGAAATGTAACAGTTTACGTCACCGCGGTTTACATCATTGACGCGCAATAAAACGGAAAATCGATTACTCGGTTCACATGCGCAACGCGTAAGTTTTAACCACGGGTGGGGAGGGGGGACaataatgcgaatgtacgcgtgAAAAGATTAATACGAAATAAAGCGAAGAGCATTCACTGCTTACGCGCGATTGCGTAATCTATTTATATTGTTATCTTGTATCGAATGTTACGTCAGATGGCGCCGAGCAACGTGTGTGAAACAAAACAAGTTAGCGACAGATAATTTTTTCAATCGCATCTACCGACCGGCGAAAAAGAACGATGCACTTTCCTTACACCGCCCCCGGAAACCACGAGAGGAGAGGAGACGTGGATCGCAATATGGCCGTCCGCGAGGTCGCGCCCGGACAAAATGGCGATAGAAGAAAAGCTCGCAAGGAAAAATATACAACCTAAAAGTTGACACCGATATTGAAATTTCCCGTTGAAAGTACCGTCTGGACAAACACAGGAAAATCGCAAACGCTTACTTCATCAGGGAATTTCGATCGAACGAAAACAAAACCGAACTGGTGTTTTCTCAAAAGTATATAGAGGATCCGCCCGCGCCATGTCACCCCACCTTAAAATTTTCCGGAATTTTCTTGCGAGCTCTGACGAAATAGCGAATTTTATGAATAACTATCTACGTGTTGTATCACTCACCTAATAAGGGGTATAAAACAATCTAATATCACAGCAACGGGATCGATGAAAAGTGAAAAACTGCGTAAGCGTCCAAGCTCGGCGTGCGCCTCGAGCGCTGCCCTTTTCAACAATGGCGTAGCACAACGCCTGCTTGCTTGCCTGTACATCGACCGTCAGAGAGCGCAGGCTTCCCCGGAAGAGGGCACGAGAGAAGAAAAAAACGAAGTAAACTATCGAGCATGCGCTCTACTCCCGAAAGCTATGATGGTCTCGCCGTGATTGGAAATTGCAACTAGAGGACGCTACAGATAAAACACTTTTCTATTTTGATTCAATAGTATACGTTAGCATGAAACTTTTAGTAAAAGAATCCAGCGATACATGAAAACAAGTACACGCCTCTCTCACTTTCTTACTAACAAAAATGCTGTATCTTCTAACGAACAGTAAGTAACAAACATGCTAACCAatcataacgaagaaaaataattgCGAACAAAACACATGTAGGTGACTTTCGTAGTGATTACATTTTACGAAATATAATCAACGTATCTGGTATCGTACAATGTATTTCGATAACAGGGCAAGTAGGTAATCGATCGTATCGAAGAAACTAGCAGATTTATCAAACTAAATACGCGGCATCGATCTTATTGTCACCCATAATTACGTAGCATTACAAGTAAACTATCTTGAATATAAATGAACGTTGTGAGAATGCATGTGTGTGCACATATATGTACACATGTGCGTATAAATAAGCAATTAAAATGAATTTActcacaataaaaaaaaaagtacaaagTGTCTTCAACGTCGTTAACCGGCCCTGGACCGCAACCTGGCACGCGTACGTAATGGCCGACTCTGTAGACTTGGCTAAGGCAAAATGGCGAaaactctcgaaaacgagctcggaaAATGCAAATTACTTTATTCGAAAAAGAGTTCTATTCGTCTGAATTTCGCAACAGACACTTGTTCCACGAAATTTTGAACACTTTCAATTACGTTTTTTTCACGAGAACACGCTTCAACGCGACAAAACCGCATCTTTGTTGGCATAGCATGGCGACCTGATTTTCCATAGACTTTTCCATGGACACTATTCGAAATAAAAGCTAACGACTAAAACGCAAGCCAATGTACTTATACGGATGTTACTCACCTATATTGGCACAGTCTAAATATCACAGGAGGAAAACTTGGAAAACTACACGTCCCGTCCTCAGCGTGCACTAACCGAGCGTCGTGGGTTCTTTTTACACAATGGCCGTGGTGCTACGCGTTAACGATCGACCCGCTCTGCAAGGGGATAACCGGGATGCACAGAAACAGTGTGCCCCTTGCACGGCGACGCGGCGCAGAAAAGTAAAACCAACGTTCTGCGCATCAAGATACGAATAGTGGGGCAAAGAGAACGGCCGTCTAAGCAGGGCCGTCGAAAGAATTTTAGAACCTAGTGACTATTTTTACGCGGCACGACACCGGACATATAAAAGGTAGGAACGCATCAATGAAAGTACAAAGTAATATTCGATCTCATTCGCTTTATTATCAATCCGTATAATGACAATTTGTATTCAGATCGCATTCGCAAATCAGATACAAATATATCGTGCTGTGCTGCATACACATTACAATGTACCGCTCGTAATTCAAAGTTATATCGATACAAGATGCTTTGCAACGTAAGAACACCTGATAATCATCGTTACTTGTCGCAATCTTCATTGCATTGGTTAAATTCTATTCAGCAACGAGAGGTTAGCAAGTTGCGGAACGATAAAGTTGATACAATCCTGATTTTTGCCGGTCTAACATCATGGCAATTCGTGAAGGTAGGGGTTCGCATGGACGTGGTGGGGATGAAGGCAGATTTCCGTTGAGGGGCGCGTTTATCGTGTAGCGCAGCCGAAGCGACAGGCGGGAGAGGCGAAAGGCGGCGCGGGAGAAGTGGAAAGCCGGGAAGAGAGAGCCGACGAAGGGAAGAATCGGGGTCCACAACAAAATCGCTTAATCGCTTTGCGCCACCGTCCGCAACGGAACACGGGCCGTCCGCCGCCATCACGGTGCCCCCTAGTGTGCATTTATgtctttctctttctccttCTCCTTCCCCTTGTCCGTCTCTCTCCTTGATTCGCTACGCCACTTCGTGCCGCGACGTTTTCACGGGCAAACCGAGAGAGTGACAGCTGCCAGTCGTCAGCGCGGTACGTGCTTTACGCGACGACTGACAATCGTCCGTGTGTTATCGCGTGAATACGCGTTTCGTGAGAATCGTTCGTAAAATATCATCTCGTGCGTGGTCGTGTACATCGAGTGTCATAACTACAAGCAAAAGTGAGTGTCTACCGCGGACCTTGGCACAAAGTTGCCAAAAATCGGCCGAACTTTTGCTCCGGCGGTGATTTTATTCGTGCGTCAGGTTGTCATGGTAAGGTAAGTGCAAAGACAGAATTTCTCAAATATAATACACGACGCGTACGGTACGTATCGCGATCCTCGAGTGCCCTTTTGTTCGATGGTAAATACAAAAGTAAACGTTTCTATAGTTTCCGCGATTCGTCATTGTCTTCTTGATGCGTCTCGCGTTGACTCGGCTCGATATAACATCCGTTTAGAGAAACGTTACGATTTTCATGCGTCGATAATACCGATACTCGATTCAATGAAATCTTTTCCGTGTTTATTAATTCCGCATCCGATTTACGCGTGCTCGCGCGTATTGTTTTGACTTTCGACTGTTCCCCCGTGTATCCCGCCCAGCTGGTCAGTCTGTCGGCGTGTGCGTACTCGCATAGGTGTGCGTGACAATGATCTACGACGTTTAACGACCTGTCGTACGGAGCGACGAATTAAACGACGTCCCTCCACGCGCGCCTCGTGGCTTCTCCATGAGGATTTGGAACACTTGCCGCGTGCACGTTCGAAACGCTGTCGTCGATTACGGTAGGTCACGTGCACGATAACTGTCCAATAATCAACGATTACGTATGCGCAGGAAACACTTATTTAATGTTTGCGCGTATTACACAGCTAAACACAAGGAAAACATAACCGTCGCTTTGTTTTCGCGTATATTTGCTCGTTGAACGTATCAGGAGAATATTTCCTCTAAATACAAATGTTACACTTCGTGTTTCACGATTAATATAATTTGATAAAGTTCTCAAAATTGTTATTATCGTTAcgcgtttgttttttttttagtttttgtTTTTAATCTACACGATGTCGTACATAGATTGATCGTTGTTCAGCTGTCAACGTCCACGCGCGTCCTCCTCGCTATGTTTAGAATAATAGAAAGTGATACGCCAAGCGTTTACAGACGCAGTATTTTATAACGATACATAACAAAGTACATTACGTAGATGTTTAAGGTAAAGACGCTCTAGTGCGATCGATTGTTCGAAGGATTTTTCTTTAACATTCCTGGTAGGGGTAGGGGGTAGGGGGTAGGGGGTGGTAAAAGTGGACGAGCCGTTTACCTAAGATAAACAGAAACGCGTATGCGTGCGCGTTGTTTATTAAATTATCAGCAAAGTGCTTATAAGAATTAATCGAGGACAAACATACGTAACTAGTACGTACACTTTGTGCACCTGAGATTTTCTCTGCGATCGTACAGCAACCAACGGTTTACCTATACATTGTGCTCGCGGTGCCGATGATAAAGAGAAATGCTGCCTAGAAAGCAGGTCTTGACTGAATCTAGGCCACCCTGATGGCGCGTGCACATTCTCCACAATTTTACTGTTCCTTCTCTCGGCCTTGCCGCGTTCGTAACCATCGAGAGAACTGCACCTTTTCTCTTCTCTTCTAGTCCTCCCTCTCTTTGCCGCCTCTCTATCCCTTCCATTGCATCTCCGTTTCTCTCTCCCTTCCTATTTTTTCTTAGAATGATTCAAGGATCgagttccggaggaggaccggcTACAACCAAGATAAAAACGAACGTTTGAATCATTCTTCGCTATCGATAATATCGTCAGGCATATTTAAAAAGTCGCGGGTATTTCTTAACGATTTATCGTTGACAAGATCAATTACCATCGATCGCGACACGGTGAAACGCCTAAAAAGTCTGGGCAAAACGCGTCGAGAGAGATTAGGAATCGTAGGAAGAGATCGAAAGAATCGGTTTTACGTTATCGGTGACGGTATAGCCTGCTAACGGGAAGAGATTAATCGAAAATTGGAGGATTATAATCGCGTAGCGTCTTTAAAAGAAAACCTCGAAGAGATCGACGATTTTCTCGAGAGGCCGCGAGCGGAATCGCGTGTATATGACTGACAGTGGGGCGATCGAGAGCGACCTAGAAAGGTTTCAAAAGACATTTTCCCGTTCACCCACGTATAAAGCTGCCCTCTCGCCGCAAAAGCATAGAGCCACATAACGTGAAACCTCGTATAATAATTGTGGTGGCAGAAGGGAGGAAGGAGGGAGAAGAATGAAAAAAGTGCTCGTACAAGTGCTAAGAACAGAGACGGAAGAAATGACAGGTAATGGACGCAAAGGAAGACAGAAAAGAAAGAGAACGCGGATAAATGTATATTTCTAGATAGGCTATACATACTGTGCACGTATACGTGGAtaagcgcgcgcgcgcgcgtgtgtgtgcgtgtggtACGACGACCGCGCGCGCATAGGAACAACGGAAAGTACGGAGCATAATACGGAGAAAACGCTGGTAAAAGGAAAGAGGCCTCTCTGGCTGCCTTTCCAATCGAATCGAACGCCCCTCTCGCCTTTGTCATTTTCTCTTTGTCCCCGTTTTCAGCTCGCCGTTCTCTCGGACAGTTCTCTTCCATTTTTCTCTATTTTCTATCTGTCTTCTCCGACGCGACTCGGTCTGACTCAGCAACGGAAGAAGAGTGGAAGGAGACGAGGCAAGAAATTTCTCTTGCTTCGCTCGAACTCCTCTTCTTCCTCCCTTCACCCTTTGACTTCCCTCGTAGCATCCTGTCTACCACCCTAACCTCGGTTCTTTCTTGCGTTTCGATCTGCCTCTACCCACCGTTTCCTTCTCCTTCCTGCCTCCTTGCCTCCCCTTCCTTGGCTCTCTCCTTCCTCGCGTCCACCTCCACCTCCAcctccacatccacctccacccCCGCCGTCACCACGTTCACCTCCATAGCCACCTCCACCGTGGTCTTCCTTCTTCTCCACCAACTCCTCCGCTcgctcgttcgttcgttcgtcgtcgtcgtcgtcgtcgtcgtcgtcggcgtCGTCTCCTGCTTCGCCTTCGTCCCCTCTTACTCCCTCGAGCCGCTCTTTTCCGCTGGCAACCCTCTTGCCTTTCTCTCCCTACTCTCTTCCTCGTTCCTCGTCCCGCTCCGCACATCCTGTTTCTTTAATACGACCGAGACGGGAGGGGAAAAAGGAAAGACAGACAAAGACAGATGGTGTAGGGGATACAGAAGAACAAGACGCGAGAGGGAACTTTGTTGCTCGATTTTTCTCGCGCTTTTTTGTTCGATGTTACTTACGTAAAAAGCTTCTATATTTAAATCAATTATAATTCGCGCGGTTCGTGCacgttttcttttttctctcgCGCGCGATCGATCGAgagggtaatttttaaaaaaaactgAACCGAAGTGAACGTGGAATGAACGAACGCTGGATGTTCCGAGACTGGTAAAAGGAGAAAGGTAGTTTCCATCGACGATCGACGGAAAAGAATTACACGGTTTCGCGGTATATACACGAACGTTCATTTCTTATTATTAGACGAGTCTGTAATTGATATTTCGACGGTTGCTGGCTAAATATTTATCTTTATCGAACGTACGAACGTGGTCTCGcgtttgtaaaaataaaatgttcGTTCGTCCCGCTCCTTTCCGTTGCTGTCTCAAAAAAAGCAGTTTCGCCTCCTCTTCTTTCTCTCGCCAACCTTTTCCCTGCTGTTCCTTCTTTTTCTCCCCTCAGATATTCTCGCTCGCGTTCCCCTTATCTCCGGAGTTTCTCATTGTCTGAAAGGGCCATCTGTCCCCCGGCTTTTTCATCCTTCGCTTTCATCCCTCCGTTGTACACGAGCACACAAAGAGACTCTCTTATCCGCCGTTCGCCACCCTCTCTTCACCCTTTCTCCGGTTCTACCTTCTTCTCCGTAGCTTCCGTTCGGTCGACTACTCCTGCGCATCCTCGTTGCTCCTTTCTCCTTCCTTGGAGACTTTGCCCAGGCTCCTTTGCCGACCAGACGGAACCACTATCGTGGCAACTATAGAGAGAGTACGCTGGAATAATACTCCGAATTCGAGATTCCAGCGATAACGTCCCGTTATCGTACAGTTATACGCTCTGTATGCTCGTGAAAAATCACATATCCGCGCGTAGTCGAGAgaaacaatcattttttacgacGCGAACGACAATTTTTCCCATAATCATCTATCCAAATGAGAATAAAAAAAACTTATGCAccctcgaaactacatagagagAAAAAAGATCCCTCTAGGCGAGCCACGTGCGACCTTGGGCAAGTCCACGTCACCCTCTTACGTTGCACCCTCCGAAGGGACGGAACCCTGATCACGTGGATCTCGGGGGTGGTTTTCAACCCTCGTTTATCCTTGCTCCATAAGAATGGAATAGAGAGGAGTATAGCGCGGCGGACGATGGACGATGAATAGTGAGACAAGCTACGATCGAATGTTGTTAAACTCT
It encodes the following:
- the LOC143341872 gene encoding uncharacterized protein LOC143341872 isoform X22, which codes for MEDDQQFCLRWNNHQSTLIQNFDTLLESGTLVDCTLAAEGKYLKAHKVVLSACSPYFEGLLSEHYDKHPVFILKDVKFKELKAMMDYMYRGEVNISQDQLAALLKAAESLQIKGLSESKTGGSSKTDTRQQKVVPQATAPSLDIPHASSGLTIEKNKVPRQVMAQGSVGDLPEESGSPQLPKGLSSREGSQSPTSRKRKRFRRRSVGEDTIENHEASNSSDLPQQMGVPALGIAPVADEKVHADPTDSLGRSALMTQLTKPADEMLQLPLEKPEPNDSLIEPKSEYLEDPEESVEDLTLDDDMNDLNEMEQDNNRAGPSHDPSQHPAGIGAWHVTGDRSNAGGVVGSVAGAPGTTDEVFLAAQEAAQAHRDSQESGKGVTKVERFHGRSGREFMIIRRNGMYECPSCHNPYKWKKSMLSHLRNQCKQPPRFECPHCAMKNYQKAHMIRHLRVHHPQLAQMFWDRKLNNFFRL
- the LOC143341872 gene encoding uncharacterized protein LOC143341872 isoform X32 — translated: MEDDQQFCLRWNNHQSTLIQNFDTLLESGTLVDCTLAAEGKYLKAHKVVLSACSPYFEGLLSEHYDKHPVFILKDVKFKELKAMMDYMYRGEVNISQDQLAALLKAAESLQIKGLSESKTGGSSKTDTRQQKVVPQATAPSLDIPHASSGLTIEKNKVPRQVMAQGSVGDLPEESGSPQLPKGLSSREGSQSPTSRKRKRFRRRSVGEDTIENHEASNSSDLPQQMGVPALGIAPVADEKVHADPTDSLGRSALMTQLTKPADEMLQLPLEKPEPNDSLIEPKSEYLEDPEESVEDLTLDDDMNDLNEMEQDNNRAGPSHDPSQHPAGIGAWHVTGDRSNAGGVVGSVAGAPGTTDEVFLAAQEAAQAHRDSQGVDLPYDSFTVSNSELFAVSAKKYLCPNNCGSSFSHNYSMTRHLRYQCCQEPRFKCPCCEYRSRRTSDVYRHVRNKHQGSIVHTMYIDTYKS
- the LOC143341872 gene encoding uncharacterized protein LOC143341872 isoform X30, producing the protein MEDDQQFCLRWNNHQSTLIQNFDTLLESGTLVDCTLAAEGKYLKAHKVVLSACSPYFEGLLSEHYDKHPVFILKDVKFKELKAMMDYMYRGEVNISQDQLAALLKAAESLQIKGLSESKTGGSSKTDTRQQKVVPQATAPSLDIPHASSGLTIEKNKVPRQVMAQGSVGDLPEESGSPQLPKGLSSREGSQSPTSRKRKRFRRRSVGEDTIENHEASNSSDLPQQMGVPALGIAPVADEKVHADPTDSLGRSALMTQLTKPADEMLQLPLEKPEPNDSLIEPKSEYLEDPEESVEDLTLDDDMNDLNEMEQDNNRAGPSHDPSQHPAGIGAWHVTGDRSNAGGVVGSVAGAPGTTDEVFLAAQEAAQAHRDSQGYVRRWPFVSNVSRSPRYRRVKTGAYLCPSPNCAKSFSWKGNLNRHLKYECGLQPRFKCPYCEYRCKVKADVSKHILRKHHGSTVYVLDLFTP
- the LOC143341872 gene encoding uncharacterized protein LOC143341872 isoform X19, which translates into the protein MEDDQQFCLRWNNHQSTLIQNFDTLLESGTLVDCTLAAEGKYLKAHKVVLSACSPYFEGLLSEHYDKHPVFILKDVKFKELKAMMDYMYRGEVNISQDQLAALLKAAESLQIKGLSESKTGGSSKTDTRQQKVVPQATAPSLDIPHASSGLTIEKNKVPRQVMAQGSVGDLPEESGSPQLPKGLSSREGSQSPTSRKRKRFRRRSVGEDTIENHEASNSSDLPQQMGVPALGIAPVADEKVHADPTDSLGRSALMTQLTKPADEMLQLPLEKPEPNDSLIEPKSEYLEDPEESVEDLTLDDDMNDLNEMEQDNNRAGPSHDPSQHPAGIGAWHVTGDRSNAGGVVGSVAGAPGTTDEVFLAAQEAAQAHRDSQGLKRFAASRLLLTAGQRSRLYRTFVPNSTTKYPCSNCTSVFRQKRSLLTHLRYECGQPPRFKCPYCDLISKKTSNIQKHIRRKHEGHAVYVQDIYRLSNLTV
- the LOC143341872 gene encoding uncharacterized protein LOC143341872 isoform X31, giving the protein MEDDQQFCLRWNNHQSTLIQNFDTLLESGTLVDCTLAAEGKYLKAHKVVLSACSPYFEGLLSEHYDKHPVFILKDVKFKELKAMMDYMYRGEVNISQDQLAALLKAAESLQIKGLSESKTGGSSKTDTRQQKVVPQATAPSLDIPHASSGLTIEKNKVPRQVMAQGSVGDLPEESGSPQLPKGLSSREGSQSPTSRKRKRFRRRSVGEDTIENHEASNSSDLPQQMGVPALGIAPVADEKVHADPTDSLGRSALMTQLTKPADEMLQLPLEKPEPNDSLIEPKSEYLEDPEESVEDLTLDDDMNDLNEMEQDNNRAGPSHDPSQHPAGIGAWHVTGDRSNAGGVVGSVAGAPGTTDEVFLAAQEAAQAHRDSQGYKVSRHKSKRHAPKQSREENHGTNDSSRALANSNHSSVTKNYVCNTCGKMLPSLRMLRLHERIICRRPLVCACTCCNMLRQADEMPEDVYNP
- the LOC143341872 gene encoding uncharacterized protein LOC143341872 isoform X10, with product MEDDQQFCLRWNNHQSTLIQNFDTLLESGTLVDCTLAAEGKYLKAHKVVLSACSPYFEGLLSEHYDKHPVFILKDVKFKELKAMMDYMYRGEVNISQDQLAALLKAAESLQIKGLSESKTGGSSKTDTRQQKVVPQATAPSLDIPHASSGLTIEKNKVPRQVMAQGSVGDLPEESGSPQLPKGLSSREGSQSPTSRKRKRFRRRSVGEDTIENHEASNSSDLPQQMGVPALGIAPVADEKVHADPTDSLGRSALMTQLTKPADEMLQLPLEKPEPNDSLIEPKSEYLEDPEESVEDLTLDDDMNDLNEMEQDNNRAGPSHDPSQHPAGIGAWHVTGDRSNAGGVVGSVAGAPGTTDEVFLAAQEAAQAHRDSQELFADTIRGDDSKRKHNCKYCGKGFTLSGHLRSHQKSFCYWNPRSTCHQLQKSRPFSCVQCGACYSKQSHLIFHVRHDCGRTQKCPVCEKTFLHSSSLRKHRQRPPCNFQSR
- the LOC143341872 gene encoding uncharacterized protein LOC143341872 isoform X36; the protein is MEDDQQFCLRWNNHQSTLIQNFDTLLESGTLVDCTLAAEGKYLKAHKVVLSACSPYFEGLLSEHYDKHPVFILKDVKFKELKAMMDYMYRGEVNISQDQLAALLKAAESLQIKGLSESKTGGSSKTDTRQQKVVPQATAPSLDIPHASSGLTIEKNKVPRQVMAQGSVGDLPEESGSPQLPKGLSSREGSQSPTSRKRKRFRRRSVGEDTIENHEASNSSDLPQQMGVPALGIAPVADEKVHADPTDSLGRSALMTQLTKPADEMLQLPLEKPEPNDSLIEPKSEYLEDPEESVEDLTLDDDMNDLNEMEQDNNRAGPSHDPSQHPAGIGAWHVTGDRSNAGGVVGSVAGAPGTTDEVFLAAQEAAQAHRDSQDPLYFTNARYRKPRVRFNDLSYKKFPCPNCPSVFVWKCTLKRHLRNECGKEPRFKCPHCEYRGKWKANICRHIKRVHKECSIYVLST